The nucleotide sequence CGGAAGGCCGAGGCAATCTCACCCAGCGCCTCACGCGCCTCGCCCCCCGCGTCCGAGCGCGCCCGCTGCGCGGACAGGTCGGACAGCCGGCCCAGGTCTCCCTGGATGAAGTAGGGCACCTCTCCCTTGCGGCCGAGCACCTCGGCTCCGGGCAGCCGGGCCAGCGCGGCCTGGATGTCCGCGTCCTTCGCCGCTCCCTGCGCCGGCTCCGTCTCCTGCTGCACCGAGCCACACGCCACGAGTCCGGCGCCAACCCACGCCGCACAGAACGACCTCAAGAATCGATTGCTCAAGCGCACGACCTTTCCGAAGAAGAGAGACTTTCATGACACATGAGTAATTCGGATTTCAAGCGGAAGTTATGTGTTCATTGATTTCTCTGCATTGCACCGAAATAGAGGTCTGTCTGTGTTTACTCGTAATACAGGTTTGAGACCCCGGGGCCGGAAGAGATGCGGTGGGCGACACCCCGCGAGGTGTCGCCCACCCGGAGGGCGCTACCAGTGCATCGCCTCGATGGCGGCCACCATCTTCCCCACGTCGTAGGCGTAGAAGCCCGCCGAGTTGAGGTTGTTGATCTCCCCGACGTACAGCCCGCCGTCGTGCATGAAGACGTCCAGCGCGTAGGCGCGGGCCGGGCCCCACCGGTCCGCCATGGCCTGCGCGAAGGTGTAGACCTCCGGCTCGACTTCGGCCGAGCCCACGACGCGGTCCCCGAGCTTGTAGCGCGTGCCGGTGACGACGCGGCCGTCGACGACGACCATGCGGTACTCGCGCTGGAGGTGCTTCGGCGCGCTGACCGCCACCCAGGTGTCCGGGGAGACGGTGGTGGCCTCCTCGAGCTTCAGGACGCTGTCGCGCCACGCCGCGAACTCCTCCCAGGTGGTGACCATGCCCGAGAACGACTTGTCGTCCAGGCACGGGCGGATGAAGAAGGGCCCGTCCCGCGGGGGAACGTCCGCGAAGCGGCAGACCTGGGCGCCTGCGTTCAGCAGGTGCTCGCCCAGGTGCTCGCGCCAGACGCGGAAGTCGAAGTTGTCGTTGATGAACGAGCCCGGCACCCAGCCCCGCCGCACCGCATACCGGGCGAGGCTGAGCGAGCCCATGACGATGACGGGGCCGGAGACCTGGACCTCCGGCTGGACGCCGCCGTCGAACGGGATGACCTTCACCAGCGTGTGGGGGATGCCACCGCGCTCGAGCGTCTGCATCAGCGTGTGGAAGCCCCGCTCGTTGAAGAGGTTGTCCTGGACGACCCAGTGCATGTGCCGAGCCTCGGTGGAAGGGTGGTCGCCCGGACGTGCCGGCGCCGGGGGTTCTGACGCTGGCGCCTTCCCATGGACCAGGGTGCCACGCCCCCTCCGTATGTGAGTCATGACGTACTTCCAGTCCCCAGCCGTTCGAGCTCGCGGATGGGTCCGCGCCGTCACCCACCTCCACCTGGGCGCGCTGCTATGTGTGCTGCTGTCGGCCTGCCACGAGGCGCCGAAGCACTCGTGCGAGGCGGGCTGCGAGGTGCCTCCGGTGTCGCTGGACCACACCTTCGACCGGGGCACGCTGTCCCACGGCACGACGTCCCGCCCGGGGTGGGGTGGCCTCAAGACGCGCCTGTCCGGCGGCCGGGTGTATGTGCTGGAGACGTCACGCGACAGCGCCGGCGGGACGACGCGGCGGCTCGTGGCGTACTCGCCCGAGGCCCGCGAGCTCTGGGCGCGGGAGGCCCAGCCCCGGGAGCACTTCAGCGACTTCACGGTGCACCCCTCGGGCGAGCTGACGCTGGGGGTGGAGCGCATCGACGCGGAGCGGGGAGGGTATGACCTCGTCCGGCTGTCCGCGGAGGGGCAGGTGCTGGCCCGCCAGCCGCTCCCCGAGGCCGCGACGCTGCCTCCGGGGGACCTGGGCGCCGACCTGCCCGCGCAGCCGTTCCGCATGAAGTCCCGGTACGTGCACGCGCTCGCCGACGGCTGGCTCCGCACGGAGGCGCGCGGAGAGGGGCTGGTGGTGGCTTTCCTCTCCCGGGTGGACGAGCCCGACGAGGCGCCCGACAGGCCGTCTCCGTACCTCGTCTCCGGGGTGATGGCGCTGGGGTGGTCGGGGACGGACTACTCGGAGCAGTGGACGCGCCTCGTGGACGGACGGCACCGCGTGGAGCCCGCCGCCTGGGCCTACGACGAGTTCCGCTGGCGCGAAGCGCCGCTGCGCACGCTGCTGGCGGTGGACGGAGACGGCGGCGTGGTGGTGGGCCGGACGTGGAACACGCTGCGGTGCCTCGCCTCCAGCGAGACGTTCCAGGACGTGACGCGGCTGGACTGCCTCACCGGCGAGGACGTCGCGTCGCCCATGGACACCGAGTACCAGCCGTTCGCCTTCACGGCGTTCTCCGCCCTGGGCGAGCGGGAGGGGACACACCCGTTCGTCCCCGCCTCGGTGGCCGAGTTCGTCGTGTTCGACATGGCGGTGAAGAACGGGGAGGTCGCCCTCGCCGGCACGGCGGTGCGCCAGGATGCCCGCGGCGTCATCCACTACTACCCGCCGTTCCCCGGCGCCGACTCGCGGATGGCGCCGTATGACGGCTACGTGGCCGTGCTCGGCAGGCGCACGGGCGCACTCCGCTTCGAGCGCTACGTGGCCGGGGAGCGCGCGGACCACCTCTCGGCGCTGCGGTGGACCTCGGAGGGGCTGCTCGTCGCGGGGGCGACGGGCTGGGACCGGTGGGGCGGAGGCATGAGCATCAGCCGCGGCGCCGGCCCACTGCTGGCCCTGGTCTCCGAGGACGGCGCCCGCGTGAGGGTGCAGCGTGTCCCGCTCGACGGTGGCGAGCGCCACTTCCACCTGCTGGGCGTGGACGTGGAGGGGAGCCACGTGGTGGCGGTGGGCCTCGCGGAGGCCCCCATGACCCACTCGGGCGATGGGGACCACCGGGAGAACATGACCTTCGGGGGGCTCACCTTGAAGCTGCGGTGAGCCTCACGGGCAGTCGGCGGGGCAGAAGCTGCTGGACTCCAGGCGTTGAGCGGAGGCCGGGTGGAAGCCCTCGGGCTGGCCGTGAGAAAGAGTCAGCGCCGCTCGGACCAGCGGGACAGGAGCTCGGCCACCTCCGCCGGGTGCCCGGCGATGGCGTCCGGCCCGGCCTCCCGCAGGCGGGCCTCGGCATCCGCGCCCCAGCGCACGGCGATGACCCTCACGTTGACCTCCTTGCAGGCCACCACGTCCCGGTGCTCGTCGCCCACGTAGACGAGCTGGTCGGGCCGGAGCCCGCGCTGCTTCATCAGGGCCCGCAGCAGCCGGGCCTTGCCGAAGAAGCTGCTGCTGCAGTGGATGCTCTCCACCAGCGCCTCGGCCGAGTGGTGCCGCAGGAACGCGCGGATGTTCTCCTCCCGGTTGGTGGACAGGATGGCGAGCGGGTGCCCGCGGCGCCTCAGCTCCGCCAGCAGCTCGGGGATGCCCTCGTGGAACGCGATGGTGGTCATCACCTCGCGCAGGCTCCGGCCCATCTGCACCGCCAGCCAGGGCAGCCGGTAGGGCGGAATGCCCATCCGGGCGCAGCGCTCCAGGATGGACAGCTTGCGCAGCTCCTCCAGGTTGTCGGCGGACAGCGCCTTGTAGCCGCGCTTCTCGGCGAGCGCGTTGTAGAGCCGGATGACCGCGTCCTTCGAGTCCGCCAGCGTCCCGTCAAAGTCGAAGACGATGTGGGTAGTCACGGCGCACATCCTGCCTCACCGGGAGCGGGAGGGAAGGGGGGGACCAGTCCCCGGGCTCCACGTGCGCATTGAGCCGCCGCCCGGGTTGCCACAGAATCCGGACGAATGACCTACCCTGATGCTCTCTCCCCCGAGGCGTTCGCGACAGTGTCGCTCGGCATGGTGCGCCACGGGGTGGCGGTGCCCGGCGTGCTCACCTGTGTCCACCTCGAGTCCGCCGCCGCTCTCGAGGCCCGGCACCTCACGCTCCTGCACGAGAAGGAGCGCCAGCGCCTGGAGGAGCTCCGCGCGGACTCGCGCCGGCTCGGCTTCTTCCTGGGGCGTGTCGCGGGGAAGCTCTCGGTCCGCGCGCTCGGCATCACCGCGCCGCTGCACGCCGTGGAGATAGCGCCAGGGGTGTTCGAGCAGCCCATCGTCAAGGGGACGGGGGACGAGCCGCCCCTCGTGTCGCTCAGCCACACCCGCGCCGTCGCGGTGGCGGTGGCCTGCGGGCCCGAGCACATCCTCGGCGTGGACGTGGAGCTGGTCGACCCGCAGCGGACGGAGGTCTTCGAGTCGGTGATGCCTCCCAGGGAGCTCGCCATGGCGAGGCACGCGCCTGCGAGCGGGGACCTCGCGGTGAACGTCCTCTGGGCGATGAAGGAGGCCCTCTCCAAGGCCTTGCGCTGCGGGCTGACGACGCCGTTCGAAATCCTGGAGACCGATGCCTTCGAGCCGCACTCGGACGGAGGCTGGAGCTGCCTCTTCCGCAACTTCGCGCAGTACCGGGCCCGGGCGTGGGTGCTCGGCTCCCACGTGGTGGCGGTCGTCACTCCGAAGCACTCGGTCATCCACATCACGCCGGGAGACCTGGAGCGCGTCCGCCAAGTCCTCGGGCGTGACGTGCCGCGGAGCTAGGCCACCCGCTCCACGGCCTCGGCGGTGAAGCGGCGCCAGCGCTCCTCGAGCACCCGCGCCGCGTTCTCCATCAGGAACGCCGCCAGCGCATCGACATGGCGGTTGCGCCAGGGCTCCAGCGGCGTCCCCTTCACCGCGCGGTTGAAGGAGCCGAGCGCGGGGCCGCCGTGAATCTGGAAGTTCACCTTGTCCGCCGTGTCGCCTCGCCGGGCGCGGCGCATGGTGTCCACGAAGTACCAGCGGAAGACGAGCGCCATCCGGTGGCGGGCGTTCTTCTCGGCGCGCTCCACCTGCGCGGGGTCGGTCTTCAGGTAGTACGCCTTCGTCTCCGCCCAGACCTCGTCGATGCGCTTCTTGAAGTACTGCGTCTCCAACTGCTCGCGGGTCTTCTCGTCGATGGCTTCGAGCGACTCGTGACGCTGGTACAGCTCGTACAGCTTGTTTCCCCGGGCGGGGAAGAAGACGCCCTTGCGGAAGACCTGGATGCGGGCGCCCAGCTCGAACATGTCGCCAGCGGGTGCCATCGCGAAGTCCTGGATGTCCGCGTCGGCGAGCATGTCCTTGACCAGGTCGCTCGTCCCGGCCTCGGGCGTGCACTGGTTGATGGAGCCGGTGAGGATGAAGTCCGCGCCGAGGGTGAAGGCGGCGGCCACGGCCTCGGGCGTCCCGATGCCACCCGCCGCGCCCACGCGGATGCGCGCCGGGAAGCGGTGCTCGGCCATGGCCTCGTCGCGCAGGTGCATCATCGCGGGCAGCAGGCTGAAGGCGACGCCTTTGTCGGTGTGTCCGCCCGAGTCCGACTCCGCGCAGACATCGTCCGCCATCGGCAGCCGGGCCGCGGCGCGCGCCTCCTCGTCGGTGATGAGACCCTTCTCCCGGAGCGCCCGGACGATGCGCTCGGGGGCAGGGGAGACGAACTGCCGTGCGACTTCCGGGCGCGAAAGCTTCGCCATCAGGCGGTTCGCGGGGCGCGCGCCGTCAGCGGCGAGCCGCGCCCCCTTGAGCCGGTAGCGCACGACGGCGGGGGTGAGCACGGTGTACGCGGATGCCTCCACGCAGCGGACGCCCAGGCGGAGCAGCACGTCGACGGTCCGTTCCTCGAGCTCGGGATGGTTGACGTTGTGCAGGAGGTTCACCCCCCAGGGGGCGCCCGCTGGCAGGGCGGCCTGGATGCGGCGGACGCCATCTTCGATGCGTTCGAGGCCGAGCCCTCCCGCTCCGAAGAAGCTGAGGAGCCCCGCCCGCCCCATGCGGATGACCAGCTCCGGGGAGGCGATGCCCTTCACCATCGCGCCCGCCACGTAGG is from Pyxidicoccus xibeiensis and encodes:
- a CDS encoding ATP-grasp domain-containing protein, encoding MHWVVQDNLFNERGFHTLMQTLERGGIPHTLVKVIPFDGGVQPEVQVSGPVIVMGSLSLARYAVRRGWVPGSFINDNFDFRVWREHLGEHLLNAGAQVCRFADVPPRDGPFFIRPCLDDKSFSGMVTTWEEFAAWRDSVLKLEEATTVSPDTWVAVSAPKHLQREYRMVVVDGRVVTGTRYKLGDRVVGSAEVEPEVYTFAQAMADRWGPARAYALDVFMHDGGLYVGEINNLNSAGFYAYDVGKMVAAIEAMHW
- a CDS encoding HAD hydrolase-like protein is translated as MTTHIVFDFDGTLADSKDAVIRLYNALAEKRGYKALSADNLEELRKLSILERCARMGIPPYRLPWLAVQMGRSLREVMTTIAFHEGIPELLAELRRRGHPLAILSTNREENIRAFLRHHSAEALVESIHCSSSFFGKARLLRALMKQRGLRPDQLVYVGDEHRDVVACKEVNVRVIAVRWGADAEARLREAGPDAIAGHPAEVAELLSRWSERR
- a CDS encoding 4'-phosphopantetheinyl transferase family protein, whose protein sequence is MTYPDALSPEAFATVSLGMVRHGVAVPGVLTCVHLESAAALEARHLTLLHEKERQRLEELRADSRRLGFFLGRVAGKLSVRALGITAPLHAVEIAPGVFEQPIVKGTGDEPPLVSLSHTRAVAVAVACGPEHILGVDVELVDPQRTEVFESVMPPRELAMARHAPASGDLAVNVLWAMKEALSKALRCGLTTPFEILETDAFEPHSDGGWSCLFRNFAQYRARAWVLGSHVVAVVTPKHSVIHITPGDLERVRQVLGRDVPRS
- a CDS encoding PfaD family polyunsaturated fatty acid/polyketide biosynthesis protein produces the protein MTARADIQPGTQDAVVFPGQGSQRPGMGADFHKQWPIARRTFEEACDAVGENLVQLCFEKDPRLHLTEFTQPCILTMEIAAWRALVEEFGLQATVFGGHSLGEYTALVAAGAIPFADAVRLVRRRGALMQRAVPQGNGAMAALVADDLERSGALGVARAAGAEVANHNSLAQVVISGTSESIERAKRALAESHPSLSFIPLQVSAPFHSSLMRSIEGEFQAYLESFARGFRPELAARVTSNVTGDFHEAGSLIANLVQQISGSVRWLDNMRAMGARAQRIYEVGPGAPLSKFFQTLGRTVTPVTKAADAEAALRGYVAPRAEPSVVRAPAPPAVRSAPAPERATGTRALVSAERLGDAAFRRDHNVRLAYVAGAMVKGIASPELVIRMGRAGLLSFFGAGGLGLERIEDGVRRIQAALPAGAPWGVNLLHNVNHPELEERTVDVLLRLGVRCVEASAYTVLTPAVVRYRLKGARLAADGARPANRLMAKLSRPEVARQFVSPAPERIVRALREKGLITDEEARAAARLPMADDVCAESDSGGHTDKGVAFSLLPAMMHLRDEAMAEHRFPARIRVGAAGGIGTPEAVAAAFTLGADFILTGSINQCTPEAGTSDLVKDMLADADIQDFAMAPAGDMFELGARIQVFRKGVFFPARGNKLYELYQRHESLEAIDEKTREQLETQYFKKRIDEVWAETKAYYLKTDPAQVERAEKNARHRMALVFRWYFVDTMRRARRGDTADKVNFQIHGGPALGSFNRAVKGTPLEPWRNRHVDALAAFLMENAARVLEERWRRFTAEAVERVA